A genomic window from Lactobacillus sp. ESL0677 includes:
- a CDS encoding Xaa-Pro peptidase family protein: protein MNLNKLQEWLQSSGNDVAYISNPITIAYFTGYEMEPHERIFALLAFKDSDPFVFVPALNVEEAKNSAWDGDVYGYLDSEDPWAIIADKVKNRTSEYHKWALEKNNLSVAHYQLIHEQFSDADFSGDVSNFIAKIRLYKTPSEIKELQAAGREADFAFQIGFDAIRTGVTERYIAGQIDYQLKLQKGVMHESFETIVQAGANAANPHLGPSMTKIKPNELILFDLGTMHNGYASDSSRTVAYGEPSAKEREIYEIDREAQQAAIDAVRPGMTASELDGVARDIITKAGYGEYFIHRLGHGIGKDVHEYPSIVQGNDLIIEEGMCFSIEPGIYIPGVAGVRIEDCGVVTKDGYQPFTHTDKELKVLPLKD, encoded by the coding sequence ATGAATTTAAATAAATTACAAGAATGGCTACAAAGCTCTGGTAATGATGTAGCTTACATTTCTAATCCAATTACTATTGCATATTTCACTGGCTACGAGATGGAACCCCATGAACGTATTTTTGCTCTACTTGCCTTTAAAGACAGCGATCCCTTCGTTTTCGTCCCCGCATTAAATGTCGAAGAAGCCAAAAATTCTGCTTGGGATGGCGACGTTTATGGTTACCTCGATTCAGAAGATCCTTGGGCAATTATTGCTGACAAAGTTAAAAACAGAACGAGTGAATATCACAAGTGGGCTCTAGAGAAAAATAATTTATCTGTTGCCCATTATCAATTAATCCATGAACAATTTTCAGATGCCGATTTTAGCGGGGACGTTTCCAACTTTATCGCTAAAATCCGGTTATACAAGACTCCTAGTGAAATTAAGGAATTGCAGGCTGCTGGTCGTGAAGCCGACTTTGCTTTTCAAATTGGATTTGATGCCATCAGAACTGGTGTAACTGAACGTTATATTGCTGGTCAAATTGACTACCAATTAAAATTACAAAAAGGTGTCATGCACGAAAGTTTTGAAACCATTGTGCAAGCTGGCGCTAATGCCGCCAATCCTCACCTTGGGCCATCAATGACCAAAATTAAGCCAAACGAATTAATCTTGTTTGACCTCGGAACAATGCACAACGGCTATGCTTCTGACTCAAGTCGAACTGTTGCTTACGGTGAACCTAGCGCAAAGGAACGGGAAATTTACGAAATCGATCGCGAGGCCCAACAAGCTGCAATTGATGCCGTTCGTCCCGGAATGACTGCTTCAGAACTTGACGGCGTTGCACGAGATATTATTACCAAGGCCGGTTATGGTGAATACTTTATCCACAGACTTGGCCACGGAATTGGTAAGGACGTGCACGAGTACCCATCAATTGTTCAAGGCAATGATTTAATCATTGAAGAAGGCATGTGCTTCTCAATTGAACCTGGTATTTACATCCCCGGTGTTGCTGGTGTAAGAATTGAAGATTGCGGCGTTGTTACTAAAGACGGCTACCAACCATTCACCCACACTGATAAGGAATTGAAAGTTTTACCACTTAAAGATTAA
- a CDS encoding TIGR01906 family membrane protein, translating into MNKQNSILTIIYHFVFAITSSVVGAIVASWPLLLVFIVVQKTNKTVKLTIGQVMHNYNQLMWYLVWPFKHVLHMRDLPTSPMAAQHFAAVKKLFILAIVAFLCCLAIYFWGRRQKGNVLKLNKVWALLFLLLPIAILPFAVTNFDSFFVLFHHVLFAGSNTWLFDPATDPIINVLTEGFFASCFAVGGIIYELYFAEKLLQR; encoded by the coding sequence ATGAACAAGCAAAATAGTATTCTGACGATTATTTATCATTTCGTATTTGCAATTACGAGTAGCGTAGTGGGTGCAATTGTTGCTAGTTGGCCGCTGCTTTTGGTGTTTATTGTTGTCCAAAAAACAAACAAAACGGTGAAACTGACGATTGGTCAAGTAATGCACAATTATAATCAACTGATGTGGTATTTGGTTTGGCCGTTTAAGCATGTATTGCACATGCGTGACTTGCCAACTTCGCCGATGGCAGCACAGCACTTTGCGGCAGTAAAGAAGCTGTTTATCTTGGCAATTGTTGCCTTTTTGTGTTGTCTGGCAATTTATTTTTGGGGTCGGCGACAAAAAGGTAATGTGCTAAAGCTAAATAAAGTTTGGGCACTACTATTTTTACTATTGCCGATTGCAATTTTGCCATTTGCCGTGACAAACTTTGACAGTTTCTTCGTTTTGTTTCACCATGTGCTGTTTGCGGGTAGTAATACGTGGTTATTTGACCCAGCAACTGATCCGATTATCAATGTGCTAACAGAAGGTTTTTTTGCCTCGTGTTTTGCGGTTGGTGGAATTATTTATGAATTATACTTTGCTGAAAAATTATTACAGCGTTAA
- a CDS encoding YutD family protein encodes MTDKTVADSSKKPERNNKFTEDQPLRHPLAIVGQVGDQVKINQQLYQILVNKREALDVEVLRQKYDPFLDQYDFLVGDVSSDHLRLKGFYKDNMRTAIDRKEQTIADYLMEYCNPGTGYFILQLLSPVHHYHSSSQKNWRGNGNYRQSGHRRTGARFKKTVVFKKRRVHKTTFKKKETVAVKKEHSNHHSFVIKKRKGSK; translated from the coding sequence ATGACGGATAAGACAGTAGCAGATAGTTCAAAAAAGCCGGAACGGAATAATAAGTTTACTGAAGATCAGCCGCTACGCCACCCACTGGCTATTGTTGGCCAAGTTGGCGATCAAGTTAAGATTAACCAGCAGCTTTATCAAATACTTGTTAACAAAAGAGAAGCACTGGATGTTGAGGTTTTGCGGCAAAAGTATGATCCGTTTCTCGATCAATATGACTTTTTGGTGGGGGATGTTTCCAGTGACCATTTACGACTAAAGGGTTTTTATAAAGATAATATGCGGACAGCGATTGACCGCAAGGAGCAGACGATTGCAGATTATTTGATGGAATACTGTAATCCGGGAACAGGTTACTTTATTTTGCAGCTGCTCAGTCCGGTTCATCATTATCACTCTAGCAGTCAGAAAAATTGGCGTGGTAACGGTAACTACCGGCAATCTGGGCACAGACGAACTGGTGCGCGTTTTAAGAAGACAGTCGTATTTAAAAAGCGGCGAGTGCATAAGACCACTTTTAAGAAAAAAGAAACGGTTGCGGTTAAAAAAGAACACAGCAATCATCACTCTTTTGTAATTAAAAAGAGAAAGGGCAGCAAGTAA
- a CDS encoding substrate-binding domain-containing protein, with amino-acid sequence MRKQDITIYDVAREAEVSMATVSRVVNGNTNVRKDTRERVMAVINRLHYQPNAVAQGLASKRTTTVGLIVPDLTNLYFAELSKGIDDIALLYKYNIIITSIENRLMREDQAIQGLLNKQVDGVIYMSNCLPKEAVEAFKRTDTPVVLAGTRDNHKEFPSVTIDYRKADTEALNLLYNDGKRNLALVVGDADAVVNAECRIPAYKEFMAEHHLGEGRVYENIKDHSDGYNLYSRLLQDGVDGVVVTRDITAVGILNSAIDAGKKVPEDLEIITASATQIASVVRPALTAIRQPLYDMGAVAMRMLTKLMNNEEVTDTQIELPYELLKKQSTSNQ; translated from the coding sequence ATGCGTAAACAAGATATTACAATTTATGACGTTGCTCGCGAAGCTGAAGTCTCAATGGCGACAGTCTCACGGGTTGTTAATGGCAATACAAATGTGCGTAAAGACACGCGTGAACGGGTTATGGCGGTTATTAATCGCCTGCATTATCAACCAAATGCTGTTGCTCAAGGCCTAGCTTCTAAACGGACAACAACTGTTGGGTTGATTGTGCCGGACTTAACCAACTTGTACTTTGCAGAATTATCAAAAGGGATTGATGACATTGCTTTGCTATACAAGTACAATATTATTATTACAAGTATTGAAAATCGCTTAATGCGTGAAGACCAAGCAATCCAAGGTTTGCTAAATAAGCAGGTTGATGGGGTAATTTACATGTCAAATTGCTTACCAAAAGAAGCAGTTGAAGCATTTAAGCGTACCGACACGCCAGTAGTTTTAGCAGGAACAAGGGACAATCACAAGGAATTTCCGTCAGTGACGATTGATTACCGTAAAGCTGATACCGAAGCATTGAACTTACTGTACAATGATGGCAAACGTAATTTAGCCTTGGTTGTTGGGGATGCCGATGCTGTTGTTAATGCTGAGTGTCGGATTCCAGCTTACAAGGAATTTATGGCAGAACACCACTTGGGTGAAGGCCGGGTTTACGAGAATATTAAGGACCATTCAGATGGCTATAACTTGTATTCACGTTTGCTTCAAGACGGTGTTGACGGCGTAGTTGTTACTCGCGATATTACTGCCGTTGGTATTTTAAACTCAGCGATTGATGCTGGTAAGAAAGTGCCGGAAGACCTAGAAATTATTACGGCAAGTGCAACTCAAATCGCTTCGGTTGTGCGACCAGCGTTAACCGCAATTCGTCAGCCATTATATGACATGGGTGCTGTTGCGATGAGAATGTTGACCAAGTTGATGAACAACGAGGAAGTAACGGATACGCAGATTGAGTTACCATACGAATTATTGAAGAAGCAAAGTACGAGCAACCAATAA
- a CDS encoding TIGR01457 family HAD-type hydrolase, with product MKDYQLFLIDLDGTIYRGKDTIAAGVRFVHRLEQVGKDYLFLTNNTTRTPQMVVDKLAGHGIKTDIEHVYTPCMATVSYLRRQNLQLTPLKFYLIGEIGLWHEFLQQKDFELDPRHPDYVIVGMDRDLTYRKVQIAADAIRSGATFIGTNADVNLPSDEGLLPGNGSQCAMIAVSSGQEPLYIGKPSAIIVEMALAKMKCSKERAILVGDNYDTDIKAGFNSQVDQLLVTTGITQPRDIKDKRQPTYVVGSLDQFEL from the coding sequence GTGAAAGATTATCAATTATTTTTGATTGACCTTGATGGTACGATTTATCGCGGCAAGGATACAATTGCTGCAGGTGTGCGTTTTGTTCATCGGTTAGAGCAAGTAGGCAAGGATTATTTATTCTTGACCAATAACACCACGAGAACGCCGCAGATGGTCGTGGATAAGTTGGCGGGTCATGGGATTAAGACGGACATAGAACACGTTTATACGCCTTGTATGGCGACTGTGAGCTATCTTAGAAGGCAGAATCTGCAATTGACACCATTGAAATTTTATTTAATTGGTGAGATTGGCTTGTGGCATGAATTTTTGCAGCAAAAAGATTTTGAATTAGACCCGCGCCACCCAGACTATGTCATTGTGGGGATGGATCGCGATTTAACGTACCGGAAGGTTCAAATTGCTGCTGACGCTATCAGAAGTGGCGCAACGTTTATTGGAACTAATGCTGACGTTAATTTACCTAGCGATGAAGGATTATTGCCGGGAAATGGGTCGCAGTGTGCGATGATTGCGGTTTCTAGTGGTCAAGAACCGTTGTATATTGGTAAGCCGTCAGCGATTATTGTTGAGATGGCGCTGGCCAAAATGAAGTGCTCCAAGGAGCGCGCGATTTTAGTTGGCGATAATTATGATACTGATATTAAGGCCGGTTTTAATAGCCAAGTTGACCAATTATTAGTAACCACTGGAATTACGCAGCCGCGCGATATTAAGGATAAGCGGCAACCAACTTATGTCGTTGGCAGTTTGGATCAATTTGAATTATGA
- a CDS encoding bifunctional UDP-sugar hydrolase/5'-nucleotidase — METLRILHTNDLHSHFEHFPKIGRYLKAAQQDQSVDQVFTFDAGDFMDRSQPLTDATYGQANIDLMNSFNYDAITIGNNEGISNSHAVVERLFDRAKFPVILANLREEDETLPHWCVQDKILTTKKGTRIALIGLTAAYPLSYLPNHWHVKMLRETMDAVLPEIEGQYDVLILLTHIGLNMDRFLAENYPQIDLIVGGHSHDLLKHGEQVNGVWLTQTGKWGNYVGNIRLELDDQHHVQKIVPHVEPTSLMKAEPDDEEVIQSYQDRGRDILMREQVADLPKKFANDREATIQVSLDAIANFAGTDLAMLSSGLFLDPFKKGILTKYDLQRSLPHSMHVVRSTLKGSDLWRLVMEIEKNRHFLDHFPLQGMSFRGKIFGQMHYKGIKFDPISRVVYVNGKQIDPLKKYEIAVLDHYVLVPFFPTLAIVGDNKFLFPQFLREVVGSYLAKKYPIGRK; from the coding sequence ATGGAAACACTTCGCATTTTACATACCAATGATTTACACTCGCATTTTGAGCATTTTCCTAAAATTGGGCGGTATTTAAAAGCTGCCCAGCAGGATCAATCGGTTGACCAAGTTTTCACGTTTGATGCCGGTGATTTTATGGATCGTTCGCAGCCACTAACCGATGCAACATATGGTCAAGCCAATATTGATTTAATGAACTCGTTTAATTATGATGCAATTACTATTGGCAATAATGAGGGCATTTCTAATTCTCATGCAGTGGTTGAGCGGCTGTTTGACCGCGCCAAATTTCCGGTGATTTTGGCTAATTTGCGCGAGGAAGATGAGACGTTGCCGCATTGGTGCGTGCAAGATAAAATTCTAACTACTAAAAAGGGCACGCGAATTGCCTTAATTGGTTTGACGGCGGCTTATCCTTTGTCTTATCTGCCTAATCATTGGCATGTTAAGATGTTAAGGGAAACAATGGATGCGGTTTTGCCTGAAATTGAGGGTCAGTACGATGTCTTAATTCTGTTAACCCACATTGGCTTGAACATGGATCGCTTTTTGGCAGAAAATTATCCACAGATTGATCTAATTGTCGGCGGTCACAGCCACGATTTATTAAAGCATGGTGAACAAGTTAATGGCGTCTGGCTGACACAGACGGGCAAGTGGGGTAACTATGTTGGCAATATTCGGTTGGAACTTGATGATCAGCACCACGTGCAAAAGATTGTGCCCCACGTTGAACCAACAAGTCTGATGAAGGCGGAGCCGGATGATGAAGAAGTAATTCAAAGTTATCAAGACCGCGGCCGTGATATTTTAATGCGGGAACAAGTTGCGGATTTACCAAAAAAATTTGCGAATGATCGCGAGGCTACTATTCAAGTGTCGCTTGATGCAATTGCTAATTTTGCTGGGACAGACCTAGCAATGCTCAGTTCGGGCTTGTTTTTAGATCCGTTCAAAAAGGGCATTTTAACAAAATACGATTTACAAAGGAGTTTGCCGCACTCAATGCACGTTGTACGCTCAACCTTAAAAGGCAGCGATTTGTGGCGGTTAGTCATGGAAATTGAAAAAAATCGGCATTTTCTCGATCATTTTCCGTTGCAGGGGATGAGCTTTCGCGGGAAGATTTTTGGGCAAATGCATTATAAGGGGATTAAATTTGACCCGATTAGCCGCGTTGTTTATGTTAATGGCAAGCAGATTGACCCGCTCAAAAAATACGAGATCGCGGTGCTGGACCACTACGTACTAGTGCCGTTTTTTCCGACATTAGCAATTGTGGGCGATAATAAATTTTTATTTCCGCAATTTTTGCGGGAAGTTGTTGGCAGTTATTTAGCCAAAAAATACCCGATTGGTAGGAAGTGA
- a CDS encoding glycerophosphodiester phosphodiesterase encodes MKRYSHLILALFFSLIFVITSGFTVVGHRGDPSKYPEETIQSDDSAFNSGADYVELDLHLSSDGVLVVSHDDDLFRVTHTHAIVSQNTWQTLSQLTYDNGEHVLSLDQLFEHYQKRPNTKFVLETKVDHSVDPSYQLEDEIAQTIKKYHMQNRVMIHSFSAASLFHLRSLMPDAYLILLVGSLKRMNFSNLPQVNAVNVSSDVIQEHSWLIHWLHLLNKQVYVWAEMDESPTLWHWLINKNVDGVVTNYPTTGFKYKLAKEGTSKYDIHRSGVYFGKSKTPIMMNPYVRIKQHKYIHPGQKLNVMYGVRAHNQLYYQVADQTFISAEFVNLDLTARDIAPYQDKQIIAKPQKQVPIYRLPDNQSKTDKTLPANTLLKIANFNGSPKSLWLYTRLGWVKAQDILFYGFFDQQSWESYRQLPRISRYHNIALTAYLPQMAPRIKTTPELIKATIQIIH; translated from the coding sequence ATGAAACGATATAGCCATCTAATTCTGGCTCTTTTTTTTAGCTTAATCTTTGTCATAACCAGCGGCTTTACCGTTGTCGGTCACAGAGGCGATCCGAGCAAATACCCTGAAGAAACAATTCAGAGTGACGACTCGGCCTTCAATTCTGGAGCCGATTACGTTGAACTCGACCTGCATCTGTCTTCAGACGGAGTTTTAGTTGTCTCACATGATGATGATTTATTTCGAGTTACTCATACACATGCAATTGTATCACAAAATACTTGGCAAACACTTAGCCAATTAACATATGATAACGGTGAACATGTACTTAGCTTGGACCAACTCTTTGAGCATTACCAAAAGCGGCCAAATACAAAATTTGTTTTAGAAACCAAGGTAGACCACTCCGTCGATCCATCTTACCAATTAGAAGATGAAATTGCGCAAACAATTAAAAAATACCACATGCAAAATCGCGTTATGATCCATTCTTTTTCGGCAGCTAGTCTGTTTCATCTGCGGTCACTAATGCCAGATGCATATTTGATTTTGCTTGTTGGCAGTCTCAAACGCATGAATTTCAGCAATTTGCCGCAAGTTAACGCAGTCAACGTGTCATCCGACGTTATTCAAGAGCATTCTTGGCTGATACACTGGCTGCACTTACTTAATAAGCAGGTGTATGTTTGGGCGGAAATGGATGAGTCACCTACTCTTTGGCACTGGCTAATTAATAAAAACGTTGACGGCGTGGTCACTAATTATCCGACTACCGGTTTTAAATATAAACTAGCCAAAGAAGGCACCAGTAAGTACGATATTCACCGCAGCGGCGTTTATTTTGGTAAAAGCAAAACGCCAATCATGATGAACCCATACGTCCGCATTAAGCAGCACAAGTACATTCATCCTGGACAAAAGCTCAACGTCATGTATGGCGTCCGCGCTCATAACCAACTGTATTATCAGGTTGCTGACCAAACTTTTATCTCAGCTGAATTTGTCAACCTCGACTTAACCGCTCGCGACATTGCACCTTATCAGGATAAGCAAATCATCGCTAAACCGCAAAAACAGGTGCCAATCTACCGCCTGCCTGATAATCAATCAAAGACTGATAAAACCTTGCCAGCTAATACACTCCTTAAGATTGCTAATTTTAACGGCAGTCCTAAAAGTCTATGGCTTTATACTAGATTAGGCTGGGTCAAGGCTCAAGATATTTTGTTTTACGGCTTTTTTGATCAACAAAGTTGGGAAAGCTACCGCCAATTACCGCGCATAAGTCGCTATCATAATATTGCGCTAACAGCTTACTTACCACAGATGGCGCCGCGAATTAAGACTACTCCAGAGCTGATTAAAGCCACCATACAAATAATTCACTAA
- a CDS encoding VTT domain-containing protein: MALINFILHIDHHLITIVSQFSGWTYLILFGIIFIETGLVIFPFLPGDSLIFAASSMAVNPKYQLDIWLVYLTVLLAAVLGDACNYELGARSINAGSHYAWFNKLINQKNRLAAEKFFERHGPITIVIGRFIPFIRTFVPFISGGSKMHYGKFAAYNIVGGILWCGVFTTIGFFFGNIPFVRNHFSILILAIILISVIPILIVALKKRITPKKEFH; encoded by the coding sequence ATGGCGTTAATCAACTTTATCTTGCACATTGATCACCACCTAATCACAATCGTCAGTCAGTTTAGCGGTTGGACCTACCTCATCCTATTTGGCATTATTTTTATTGAAACCGGTCTGGTCATCTTTCCGTTTTTACCCGGGGATTCGCTTATTTTTGCAGCGAGTTCAATGGCCGTTAATCCGAAATATCAACTTGATATTTGGCTAGTGTACCTAACGGTTCTGCTAGCGGCGGTCCTAGGTGATGCATGCAATTATGAGCTTGGCGCCCGATCTATTAATGCCGGCAGCCATTATGCTTGGTTTAATAAGTTAATTAACCAAAAAAATCGCCTAGCAGCCGAAAAGTTTTTTGAACGTCACGGTCCAATCACCATTGTAATCGGACGTTTTATCCCGTTCATTAGGACCTTTGTTCCTTTCATTTCCGGCGGCAGCAAAATGCACTACGGTAAATTCGCGGCATACAACATTGTCGGCGGCATTCTCTGGTGCGGTGTGTTCACCACCATTGGCTTTTTCTTCGGCAACATCCCGTTTGTCAGGAACCATTTTTCAATTTTAATCCTAGCTATAATCTTGATTTCTGTCATTCCGATTTTAATTGTTGCATTAAAAAAACGCATCACACCAAAAAAGGAGTTCCACTAA
- a CDS encoding NAD(P)/FAD-dependent oxidoreductase, producing the protein MGAGPIGLFSANFAHLHGLKTVIFDSLTEVGGQPKLLYPFKKIFDIPVFDEITGKELVERLAKETKTKATFALNHRVSEITKDDDYFIIDDEFAVKSIIIASGTGSFTPKKFPLKVDNESEKHIHYYIREPEKFADKTVGIFGGGDSALDWALELAQQPNTHVKLVHRRNEFRGLESSIQQLKSLKNVEILTPYLPKVSSLVNNQLQIGLKQIGQSDIIQHSFDEIVVAYGFRANNNFVKQWGVDIAGGQIKVGQEMKTNVPGIYAVGDAATYPGRVPVIGLGFGEAQIAITSIMRSLFPEKTLTIHSTSI; encoded by the coding sequence GTGGGGGCAGGTCCAATTGGTCTCTTCAGTGCGAATTTTGCTCACTTGCATGGACTAAAAACCGTCATTTTTGACTCATTAACGGAAGTTGGTGGGCAACCAAAACTGCTTTATCCGTTCAAAAAAATTTTTGACATCCCTGTTTTTGATGAAATTACGGGTAAAGAATTAGTTGAACGTTTAGCAAAAGAAACAAAGACAAAAGCAACTTTTGCACTAAACCACCGCGTTAGTGAGATTACGAAAGATGACGATTATTTCATTATTGACGATGAATTCGCCGTCAAAAGTATCATTATTGCCAGCGGTACTGGTTCGTTTACACCTAAAAAGTTCCCACTTAAAGTGGACAATGAGAGTGAAAAACATATTCACTACTATATAAGGGAGCCTGAAAAATTTGCCGATAAAACAGTTGGCATTTTTGGCGGCGGTGATTCGGCACTTGATTGGGCGCTCGAATTAGCCCAGCAGCCTAACACACACGTTAAGCTCGTCCACCGGCGAAACGAATTTCGCGGTTTAGAATCCAGCATTCAGCAACTTAAAAGTTTAAAAAATGTTGAAATTCTAACCCCTTACCTTCCTAAAGTCAGTTCGTTAGTGAATAATCAATTGCAAATTGGCCTAAAACAAATAGGTCAATCTGACATTATTCAACATTCATTTGATGAAATTGTGGTTGCTTATGGTTTTCGTGCCAACAATAATTTTGTTAAACAATGGGGCGTTGACATTGCCGGCGGGCAGATTAAGGTTGGACAAGAAATGAAAACTAATGTCCCTGGGATTTATGCTGTCGGTGATGCCGCTACATATCCCGGGCGCGTACCCGTGATTGGCCTTGGTTTTGGTGAAGCGCAAATTGCAATTACTTCAATTATGCGGTCACTTTTCCCAGAGAAAACTTTAACCATCCACTCAACCAGTATTTAG